Proteins from one Flavobacterium sp. N2038 genomic window:
- a CDS encoding aspartate kinase encodes MSKLKINIILFGIGNIGSTLINQIIESQEFFLQSKNIDFHFPIITNSTVAFFEKEGVGYAWETNFRELAVPFKVEDIVGFAKENEFENLIAVDATASDELIGHYNTLIENGFNIVAVNKKANTLPIDLYKQLRENLKKYDKEFLYETSVDTGFPVLQTLRDLYYSGEKITKIRGVFSDHLSYVFNRFSNEDNSFSSILKDASLLGLMRSTFKEDLSGNDTARKLLILTREIGKDFDLSDIKINSIIKEEHLEKNGILNKDAIDKSFKIEKIAQSDDHVLRYIGEFDVAKNKLEVKLVSEPVTSAIGQLKGSDSIFEIYTQSYAEVPIVIKSASPCKQAISRGIITDILKVAEKIKNKEAVWL; translated from the coding sequence ATGTCAAAGCTTAAAATAAATATTATCCTTTTCGGGATTGGGAATATCGGAAGTACATTAATTAATCAAATTATTGAAAGTCAGGAGTTTTTTCTTCAGAGTAAAAATATCGATTTCCACTTTCCAATTATTACCAATTCTACAGTTGCTTTTTTCGAGAAAGAAGGTGTTGGATATGCCTGGGAAACTAATTTCAGAGAATTAGCTGTTCCTTTTAAGGTCGAAGATATTGTTGGGTTTGCAAAAGAGAATGAATTTGAAAATCTTATTGCAGTAGATGCCACAGCCAGCGATGAACTGATTGGCCATTATAATACCTTAATAGAAAACGGATTCAATATTGTAGCGGTAAATAAAAAAGCCAATACATTGCCAATTGATTTGTATAAACAATTAAGAGAAAATCTAAAAAAATACGACAAAGAGTTTTTGTATGAAACTTCGGTAGATACAGGTTTTCCGGTTTTACAAACTTTAAGAGATTTGTATTATTCGGGCGAAAAAATCACCAAGATCAGAGGCGTTTTCTCGGATCATCTGAGTTATGTTTTTAATCGTTTTTCCAACGAGGATAATTCTTTTTCGTCCATATTAAAAGATGCCAGCTTATTAGGATTAATGCGTTCGACCTTTAAAGAAGATTTATCTGGAAATGATACTGCAAGAAAACTACTGATTTTGACAAGAGAAATTGGGAAGGATTTTGACCTTTCAGATATAAAAATCAATTCTATTATTAAGGAAGAGCATTTAGAGAAAAACGGAATCCTTAATAAAGATGCCATTGACAAATCGTTTAAAATTGAAAAAATTGCGCAATCAGACGATCATGTGCTGCGATATATAGGAGAATTTGATGTAGCTAAAAATAAACTCGAAGTAAAATTAGTATCAGAACCTGTTACATCTGCGATAGGTCAGTTAAAAGGTTCAGATTCTATTTTCGAAATTTACACGCAATCTTATGCTGAGGTTCCAATAGTAATTAAAAGCGCTTCACCATGCAAACAGGCAATTTCCAGAGGTATAATCACTGATATTTTAAAAGTAGCAGAGAAAATAAAAAATAAGGAAGCAGTTTGGCTTTAA
- a CDS encoding O-acetylhomoserine aminocarboxypropyltransferase/cysteine synthase family protein, producing MSTQKFATNALHAGHDVTKNAGTRAVPIYQTSSYVFNNSDHAANLFGLAEAGFIYTRLNNPTNDILEQRLAALEGGIGAVVTASGASAISTTLLTLLKAGDHIVASNSLYGGTYNLLKVTLPRLGITTTFVDPSKPENFTKAAKENTRAFFVESLGNPKLDVLDLKGISAEAKAFKVPFIVDNTVATPYLLNPIKYGADIVIHSLTKYISGNGTSLGGVIIDAGNFDWSNGKFPEFTEPSAGYHGLVYHEALGNAAFIAKARIEGLRDFGAALSPFNAFQIIQGLETLPIRIKKHSENALALAEWLEKREEVVWVNYPGLKSSKYNDLAKQYLPEGQSGVITFGLKGGFDAAKKVVDETKLFSLLANIGDTKSLIIHPASTTHQQLSDEEQLETGVSKDLIRLSVGIEDIDDLIADLQTVFENITQSQYSINKN from the coding sequence ATGAGTACACAAAAATTTGCAACAAACGCACTACACGCAGGACACGACGTTACCAAAAATGCAGGAACAAGAGCAGTGCCAATTTATCAGACATCATCTTATGTCTTTAATAATTCTGATCACGCTGCCAATTTATTTGGTCTTGCCGAAGCTGGATTTATTTACACCAGATTAAACAATCCAACAAACGATATTTTAGAACAACGACTCGCAGCACTTGAAGGCGGAATAGGAGCAGTGGTTACAGCCTCTGGAGCTTCTGCAATTTCTACAACATTATTGACTTTGCTAAAAGCAGGCGATCATATAGTAGCTTCTAATAGTTTGTATGGAGGAACATATAACCTTTTAAAAGTGACTTTGCCAAGATTAGGAATTACGACCACTTTTGTAGATCCTTCAAAACCGGAAAATTTTACTAAGGCGGCTAAAGAAAACACAAGAGCATTTTTTGTTGAATCATTGGGGAATCCAAAATTAGATGTTTTGGACCTGAAAGGAATTTCGGCAGAAGCCAAAGCATTCAAAGTGCCATTTATTGTAGATAATACAGTTGCGACACCTTATTTATTAAACCCAATTAAATATGGCGCCGATATTGTAATTCATTCCTTAACTAAATATATCTCCGGAAACGGAACTTCATTAGGAGGTGTTATTATCGATGCCGGAAATTTTGACTGGTCTAACGGAAAATTTCCTGAGTTTACGGAACCATCAGCAGGATACCACGGATTAGTATATCATGAAGCTTTAGGAAATGCGGCCTTTATTGCAAAAGCCCGAATTGAAGGTCTGCGTGATTTTGGTGCTGCTTTGAGTCCGTTTAATGCCTTTCAGATTATTCAGGGATTAGAAACACTTCCCATTCGAATTAAAAAACACAGCGAAAATGCTTTGGCTCTGGCTGAATGGTTAGAGAAACGAGAAGAGGTGGTATGGGTAAATTATCCGGGTTTAAAATCAAGTAAATACAATGATTTAGCCAAACAATATTTACCGGAAGGTCAAAGTGGCGTTATCACTTTTGGACTAAAAGGCGGGTTTGATGCAGCCAAAAAAGTGGTAGACGAAACAAAACTTTTCTCACTCTTAGCCAATATTGGTGATACAAAATCACTCATTATTCACCCGGCGAGCACAACCCACCAACAATTGTCTGATGAAGAGCAACTGGAAACCGGAGTTTCAAAAGATTTGATTCGCCTTTCTGTTGGGATTGAGGACATCGATGACTTAATTGCTGATCTGCAAACTGTTTTTGAAAACATCACGCAGTCACAATATAGCATCAATAAAAATTAG
- the thrA gene encoding bifunctional aspartate kinase/homoserine dehydrogenase I, translating to MKVLKFGGKSLSNGEGLNKVVSIISDKINQGEQIAVVVSARGNATDELEDILRIAAKNGNYKPLLESFKAYQISDFTQVDLSEEFNILDKLFEGVSLIGDYSNKIKDQILSKGELLSAKLLTAILVEKGIPANFVDTRELLKTDSKFGDAQPLEQLSKKNVINYFKLHNGETVNIVTGFIGSNNNNDTTTLGRNGSNYTASLIANYLDAEELQNFTHVDGIYTANPDLVADAKKIEFLSFNEANELANFGATILHAKTIIPLLEKNIPLRILNTFNHENHGTLITSNSQKEGIKTLSVLENVSLVNLEGRGLLGKSGVDARIFKVMGDHNISVSIISQGSSERGIGLVVAKDKATLAMVELEKEFENDFYSKDVNQITVTDNVSVISIIGQDLSTFHKPYTALIKNKIVPILFNNTVTGKNVSLVVKKEELNKALNVIHGEIFGVSKKINIAIFGHGLVGGTLINQILESAAAIEKRKDVKLNVFAIANSKKLLLNKNGVTSSWKNDIAAKGEAYTIQDIIAYANEYHLENLIAIDNTASATFVENYIPLVESSFDLISSNKVANTLTYGFYKELRKALAENQKNYLYETNVGAGLPLIDTIKLLHLSGENITKIKGVFSGTLSYLFNNFSAKDAPFSEILQEAIDNGYTEPDPREDLCGNDVGRKLLILARELDLQNEFEEISIQNLIPEHLREGSAADFLTKLKEFDPIYAKIKADQQPNHVLRYIGELSGDLQNDKGNLEVKLVSVPSDTALGGLKGSDSFFEIYTESYGDRPIVIQGAGAGSAVTARGVFGDILRLSDKG from the coding sequence ATGAAAGTATTAAAATTTGGAGGTAAATCGTTATCAAACGGAGAAGGGTTAAATAAAGTAGTTTCAATCATTTCAGATAAAATAAATCAAGGTGAGCAAATAGCCGTAGTAGTTTCTGCACGCGGAAATGCTACAGACGAATTGGAAGATATCTTGAGAATTGCAGCTAAAAACGGAAATTATAAACCATTATTAGAAAGCTTCAAAGCATATCAGATTTCTGATTTTACTCAGGTTGATCTGTCTGAAGAATTTAATATTCTGGATAAACTTTTTGAAGGTGTGAGTCTGATTGGAGATTACAGCAATAAAATTAAAGATCAGATTTTGTCTAAAGGTGAATTACTTTCGGCTAAATTATTGACTGCGATCTTGGTTGAAAAAGGGATTCCTGCAAACTTTGTTGATACACGGGAATTACTTAAAACCGATTCGAAATTTGGAGATGCTCAGCCTTTAGAGCAGCTTTCTAAGAAAAACGTAATCAATTATTTTAAACTTCATAACGGAGAAACGGTAAATATCGTTACAGGTTTCATTGGTTCAAACAATAACAACGACACTACAACTTTGGGAAGAAACGGAAGTAACTATACGGCTTCGTTGATTGCAAATTATCTAGATGCCGAAGAGTTGCAAAACTTTACACACGTAGACGGAATTTACACAGCAAATCCAGATTTGGTTGCCGACGCTAAAAAGATCGAATTTTTGTCGTTTAATGAAGCAAATGAATTAGCAAATTTTGGAGCAACAATTTTGCATGCCAAAACCATTATTCCATTATTAGAAAAAAATATTCCGCTTCGTATTTTAAATACGTTTAATCACGAAAATCACGGGACATTAATTACTTCAAATTCTCAAAAAGAAGGAATCAAAACACTTTCTGTTTTAGAAAATGTATCATTGGTGAATTTGGAAGGTCGTGGATTATTAGGGAAATCTGGAGTTGATGCCCGAATCTTTAAGGTGATGGGTGATCACAATATCAGTGTAAGTATCATTTCACAAGGTTCTTCAGAAAGAGGAATCGGATTGGTTGTGGCAAAAGATAAAGCTACACTTGCAATGGTTGAGTTAGAAAAAGAGTTTGAAAACGACTTTTATTCTAAAGATGTAAACCAGATTACAGTAACAGATAATGTTTCGGTAATTTCAATTATCGGGCAGGACTTGAGCACTTTTCACAAACCATACACAGCATTAATCAAAAATAAAATAGTTCCAATTTTATTCAACAACACTGTCACAGGTAAAAACGTGAGTTTGGTTGTCAAAAAAGAAGAATTAAACAAAGCACTTAATGTAATTCACGGGGAGATTTTTGGAGTTTCTAAAAAAATCAACATCGCTATTTTTGGTCACGGATTAGTTGGCGGAACTTTAATCAATCAGATTTTAGAATCGGCTGCAGCGATCGAAAAGCGTAAAGATGTTAAGCTGAATGTATTTGCAATTGCAAATTCTAAAAAATTGCTTTTAAATAAAAATGGCGTAACTTCAAGCTGGAAAAATGATATTGCAGCAAAGGGTGAAGCTTACACAATACAAGATATTATTGCTTATGCAAATGAATATCATTTAGAAAACTTAATTGCGATTGATAATACAGCAAGTGCAACTTTCGTAGAAAACTATATTCCGCTTGTAGAAAGCAGTTTCGACTTAATTTCTTCAAATAAAGTAGCCAATACATTGACGTATGGTTTTTATAAAGAATTGAGAAAAGCTTTAGCAGAAAACCAGAAAAATTATTTGTACGAAACCAATGTTGGTGCAGGGTTGCCATTAATTGATACGATAAAGTTACTGCATCTTTCAGGTGAAAACATCACTAAGATTAAAGGAGTTTTCTCTGGAACATTGAGTTACTTATTCAATAATTTCTCTGCAAAAGACGCTCCGTTTAGCGAAATTCTGCAGGAAGCGATCGATAACGGATATACAGAACCAGATCCTCGTGAGGATTTATGCGGAAATGATGTAGGAAGAAAATTATTGATTTTGGCAAGAGAATTAGATTTGCAAAATGAGTTTGAAGAAATCTCAATTCAAAACTTAATTCCAGAACATTTACGTGAAGGAAGCGCTGCTGATTTCTTAACAAAATTAAAAGAGTTTGACCCAATTTATGCTAAAATAAAAGCAGATCAACAGCCAAATCATGTATTAAGATACATTGGTGAATTGTCTGGTGATTTACAAAATGACAAAGGAAACCTGGAAGTAAAATTAGTTTCAGTACCATCAGATACGGCTTTAGGCGGATTAAAAGGTTCTGATTCTTTCTTTGAAATTTACACCGAATCATACGGAGATCGTCCAATCGTTATTCAGGGAGCCGGTGCAGGTTCTGCGGTAACAGCGAGAGGAGTTTTTGGAGATATTTTGAGATTGTCTGATAAAGGATAA
- the metK gene encoding methionine adenosyltransferase, whose product MAYLFTSESVSEGHPDKVADQISDALIDNFLAFDADSKVACETLVTTGQVILAGEVKSNTYLDVQQIAREVIRKIGYTKSEYMFEANSCGILSAIHEQSADINQGVDRAKPEEQGAGDQGMMFGYATNETENYMPLALDLSHKLLQELAILRRENKEITYLRPDAKSQVTLEYSDDNKPTRIDAIVISTQHDDFDEEATMLAKIKKDIIEILIPRIIAKNPTHAHLFNDKINYHINPTGKFVIGGPHGDTGLTGRKIIVDTYGGKGAHGGGAFSGKDPSKVDRSAAYATRHIAKNLVAAGVADEILVQVSYAIGVAEPMGIFIEPYGTSKVNLTNGEIAKKVEAIFDMRPYFIEQRLKLRNPIYSETAAYGHMGRKPETVTKTFSAPGGNEKTVTVELFTWEKLDFVDQVKAAFGL is encoded by the coding sequence ATGGCTTATTTATTTACGTCAGAATCTGTTAGTGAAGGGCATCCAGACAAAGTTGCAGATCAAATTTCGGATGCATTAATTGATAACTTTCTGGCATTTGATGCTGACTCAAAAGTAGCTTGTGAAACTCTTGTTACAACTGGTCAGGTAATTTTAGCAGGTGAAGTAAAATCAAATACTTATCTTGATGTACAACAAATTGCTCGCGAAGTAATCCGTAAAATTGGATATACTAAAAGTGAGTATATGTTTGAAGCGAATTCTTGTGGAATTTTATCTGCTATTCACGAGCAGTCTGCAGACATTAATCAAGGTGTTGACAGAGCTAAGCCAGAAGAACAAGGTGCTGGTGACCAGGGAATGATGTTTGGTTACGCTACAAACGAAACTGAAAACTACATGCCATTGGCATTAGATTTATCTCATAAATTATTACAAGAGTTAGCTATTTTAAGACGTGAAAACAAAGAAATCACGTATTTGCGTCCAGATGCTAAATCTCAGGTTACTTTAGAATACAGCGATGATAACAAACCAACTCGTATTGATGCGATTGTTATCTCTACTCAACATGATGATTTTGATGAAGAAGCTACAATGTTGGCTAAAATCAAAAAAGATATTATCGAAATTCTTATTCCAAGAATTATCGCTAAAAATCCAACACACGCACATTTATTCAACGATAAAATCAACTACCATATTAACCCAACAGGAAAATTCGTTATTGGAGGACCTCACGGAGATACTGGTTTAACAGGAAGAAAAATCATCGTTGATACTTATGGTGGAAAAGGTGCTCACGGTGGTGGTGCATTCTCTGGAAAAGATCCAAGTAAAGTAGACAGAAGTGCTGCTTATGCTACACGTCATATCGCTAAAAACTTAGTAGCTGCCGGTGTTGCTGACGAAATCTTAGTTCAGGTTTCTTACGCAATTGGAGTTGCTGAGCCAATGGGAATTTTCATTGAACCTTACGGAACTTCTAAAGTAAACTTAACAAACGGTGAAATCGCTAAAAAAGTAGAAGCTATCTTTGATATGCGTCCTTACTTTATCGAGCAACGTCTAAAATTAAGAAATCCTATTTATAGCGAAACTGCTGCTTACGGACACATGGGACGTAAACCAGAAACTGTAACCAAAACTTTCTCTGCTCCGGGTGGAAACGAAAAAACAGTTACTGTTGAATTGTTTACATGGGAAAAACTTGATTTTGTTGACCAGGTAAAAGCTGCTTTTGGATTATAA
- a CDS encoding TonB-dependent receptor plug domain-containing protein, whose translation MKKNVLIILGLLTFSGIKAQENKKEQDTLKNNELSEVTIVGSRSKNRVKTDVPVPVDVFNVTEITKGAPQTSVTQILNYVAPSFTSNATSTADATDHVDPAQLRGLGPDQVLILVNGKRRHTSSLVNINGSPGRGSVGTDLNAIPSFAIERIEVLRDGAAAQYGSDAIAGVINIVLKKNANFISGGIQYGANLSSGSNNFEGGADGQTVQVDLNYGTSLGKREVS comes from the coding sequence ATGAAGAAAAATGTACTAATAATTTTAGGTCTTTTGACATTTTCGGGGATTAAAGCTCAGGAAAATAAAAAAGAGCAGGATACTTTGAAAAACAATGAATTATCTGAAGTTACTATTGTAGGATCCAGAAGTAAAAATAGAGTTAAGACAGATGTACCGGTTCCGGTTGATGTTTTTAACGTAACCGAAATAACAAAAGGTGCGCCGCAAACGAGCGTAACACAAATTTTAAACTACGTTGCACCGTCGTTTACCAGTAATGCAACATCAACAGCAGATGCAACAGACCACGTCGATCCAGCGCAATTAAGAGGTTTGGGACCCGATCAGGTTTTAATTTTGGTAAATGGTAAACGAAGACATACAAGCTCTTTGGTAAATATAAACGGATCACCGGGAAGAGGATCTGTAGGTACAGATTTAAATGCTATTCCGTCTTTTGCCATCGAAAGAATTGAGGTTTTAAGAGATGGTGCCGCTGCACAATACGGTTCTGATGCTATTGCGGGAGTAATCAATATCGTGCTTAAAAAGAATGCTAATTTTATTTCGGGAGGAATCCAATATGGAGCTAATTTATCTTCAGGATCAAATAATTTTGAAGGTGGAGCAGACGGACAAACCGTACAAGTCGATTTAAATTACGGAACTTCATTAGGCAAACGGGAAGTTTCCTAA
- a CDS encoding TonB-dependent receptor plug domain-containing protein, with amino-acid sequence MFSNINTTPNSAQILTSLKQYAPQVSYFTAAQQTAIAGATTLTQMQTALNFDVTNNELAYRGQERSDYNMSVGQSELASGQAYYNAKYPLTETTSLYSFGGVSYRNGKSYAFNRLPNGSGTFTQVYENGFLPEIESDILDASAAVGVNTELFGFDTDLSTNLGTNSFKYDVNNTINATLGTNSPFSFDAGKVSFLQSTTNLDFSKKYDVLAGLNVAFGGEFRYENYQIKAGEEASYGLYDVNGDFVSGILPSNSPLIVTDFFGNKRGAGAQGFSGFQPSDAKEKDRKSGAAYVDLELNATEKWLVNGALRYENYSDFGSTVIFKLASLLKLNDNINWRISGQTGFRAPSLQQKYFESSSTQFINGAPYQVGYFTNDSEAAKSIGVENLKPEKSKSISTGFTFKIPEANITIATDAYFTRIDDRIVLTGQYSRPTDAQIAAATTPEQAEALTLFQQAFDTKGVERASFWTNGINSETKGIDLVISQKYDVIPDFIIRNDFALSYNETKRVGDLNVPQSIIDAGGEPYKYSFFPESSRVYLEEAIPKLKANLMTTFSIKKLDIYLRNSYFGKVTDPGATDVNLDGFSSVYEHPEYSAKLVTDLSLGYQINEHFRATIGFNNIGDVYPDRNNPATPAFTNTTPTLSPAPSTDLSNANQFAYSRAVSQFGLNGRFGFARLSFKF; translated from the coding sequence TTGTTTAGTAATATTAATACAACACCAAATTCGGCACAAATTCTAACTTCATTAAAGCAATATGCGCCTCAGGTAAGTTATTTTACTGCGGCACAACAAACCGCTATCGCCGGAGCTACAACACTTACACAAATGCAAACCGCATTGAATTTTGATGTAACTAATAATGAACTTGCTTACAGAGGGCAGGAAAGAAGTGATTATAATATGAGTGTAGGACAGTCAGAACTAGCCTCAGGACAAGCCTATTATAATGCAAAATATCCATTAACAGAAACAACATCTTTATATTCTTTTGGTGGAGTATCTTATAGAAATGGTAAATCATATGCTTTTAACAGGCTGCCAAATGGTTCAGGAACTTTTACTCAGGTTTATGAAAACGGATTTTTACCAGAAATTGAATCAGACATCTTAGATGCTTCTGCTGCCGTAGGTGTTAATACAGAATTGTTTGGATTTGATACCGATTTGAGTACAAACCTCGGGACAAATTCTTTTAAGTATGATGTAAACAATACTATTAATGCAACTTTAGGAACCAACTCTCCTTTTAGTTTTGATGCCGGAAAAGTTTCATTTCTACAAAGTACAACCAATTTAGATTTTAGTAAAAAATATGATGTTCTTGCTGGTCTGAATGTTGCTTTTGGAGGTGAATTCAGATATGAAAATTACCAGATTAAAGCTGGAGAAGAAGCCTCTTACGGATTGTATGATGTAAACGGAGATTTTGTTTCGGGAATTTTGCCAAGTAATTCTCCTTTAATCGTTACTGACTTTTTTGGAAACAAACGTGGAGCAGGAGCGCAGGGATTTTCAGGATTTCAGCCTTCAGATGCTAAAGAGAAAGATAGAAAAAGTGGTGCGGCTTATGTTGATCTGGAATTAAATGCAACCGAAAAATGGCTTGTAAACGGAGCATTACGTTATGAAAACTATTCTGATTTTGGAAGTACAGTAATCTTTAAATTAGCTTCTCTTTTAAAATTAAACGACAATATTAACTGGAGAATTTCAGGACAAACAGGTTTTAGGGCGCCTTCATTACAGCAAAAATATTTTGAATCAAGCTCGACACAATTCATAAACGGTGCGCCATATCAGGTAGGTTATTTTACAAATGATTCTGAAGCAGCAAAAAGTATTGGAGTAGAAAACTTGAAACCAGAAAAATCAAAAAGTATCAGTACAGGATTTACATTTAAAATTCCGGAGGCAAACATAACAATTGCAACAGATGCTTATTTTACAAGAATCGACGACAGAATCGTTTTAACAGGTCAGTATTCAAGACCAACAGATGCACAGATTGCTGCAGCTACAACTCCTGAACAAGCTGAAGCATTAACTTTATTTCAACAGGCATTTGATACAAAAGGAGTCGAAAGAGCATCTTTCTGGACCAACGGAATCAACTCTGAAACAAAAGGGATTGATTTGGTAATTTCTCAAAAATATGATGTTATTCCCGATTTTATAATCAGAAATGATTTTGCTTTAAGTTATAACGAAACTAAAAGAGTGGGAGATTTAAATGTTCCGCAATCTATTATTGACGCAGGTGGAGAGCCATATAAATATTCGTTTTTCCCAGAGTCAAGCAGAGTGTATTTAGAAGAAGCAATTCCGAAATTAAAAGCAAATTTAATGACCACTTTTAGCATCAAGAAACTGGATATTTATTTGAGAAACAGTTATTTTGGTAAAGTGACAGATCCCGGAGCAACAGATGTAAACCTGGACGGATTTTCATCTGTGTACGAACATCCGGAATACAGCGCAAAATTAGTAACAGATTTATCTTTAGGATATCAAATCAACGAACATTTTAGAGCTACAATCGGGTTTAATAATATAGGTGATGTTTATCCGGACAGAAACAATCCTGCAACTCCGGCATTTACCAATACAACGCCAACATTATCTCCGGCACCAAGTACAGACTTGAGTAATGCAAACCAGTTTGCATATTCGAGAGCAGTATCTCAATTTGGATTGAACGGAAGATTTGGTTTTGCTCGTTTGAGCTTTAAGTTCTAA
- a CDS encoding alpha/beta fold hydrolase, with amino-acid sequence MENIPSPIIIQDFITESGAIYSSLPLSFTLSGLPLHTAPIVLVNHALTGNAQVTGENGWWNDLIGDEKTIDTTKYTVLAFNVPGNGNDSFEIENYLDFTTRDIASIFIKGLKALKIEQVFAIIGGSVGGGIAWEILALEPNITEHLIPIATDWKSTDWMIANCYLQEQILNNSSKPVEDARIHAMLCYRSPESFKEKFKRTVHSDLSIFNIESWLAHHGRKLQKRYQLSSYKLMNQLLKTIDITRNSDDFETLLSKSNASIHIVAINSDLFFTPKENLETYNELKKFKENVTYSEIDSVHGHDAFLIEYKQLDHLLADIFKAETIAK; translated from the coding sequence TTGGAAAATATACCAAGTCCCATTATAATTCAGGATTTCATCACAGAAAGTGGTGCGATATATTCATCATTACCGTTAAGTTTTACACTTTCCGGCTTGCCTTTGCATACCGCTCCAATCGTTTTGGTAAATCATGCCTTAACAGGAAATGCGCAAGTTACCGGAGAAAATGGCTGGTGGAATGATTTAATTGGCGATGAAAAAACGATCGACACTACTAAATATACCGTTTTGGCATTTAATGTTCCCGGAAACGGAAACGATTCGTTTGAAATCGAAAATTATCTGGACTTTACAACAAGAGATATTGCGAGCATTTTTATTAAAGGTTTAAAGGCTTTAAAAATTGAGCAGGTGTTTGCCATAATTGGAGGCTCTGTTGGAGGCGGAATTGCATGGGAAATCCTTGCATTAGAGCCAAACATTACAGAACACTTAATTCCGATTGCAACCGACTGGAAATCGACCGACTGGATGATTGCCAATTGTTACCTGCAGGAGCAAATCCTGAACAATTCTTCAAAACCGGTTGAAGACGCCAGAATTCATGCCATGTTGTGTTATCGTTCTCCGGAATCATTCAAAGAAAAATTTAAGAGAACCGTTCATTCTGATCTTTCAATCTTTAATATAGAAAGCTGGTTGGCACACCACGGCAGGAAATTGCAGAAACGGTATCAATTGTCATCTTATAAATTGATGAATCAATTGCTGAAAACCATCGATATTACCAGAAATAGTGATGATTTTGAAACCTTACTGTCTAAATCAAATGCATCGATTCATATCGTTGCCATAAACTCAGATTTGTTTTTTACACCAAAGGAAAATCTGGAAACTTATAATGAATTAAAAAAGTTTAAAGAAAATGTTACGTACAGCGAGATTGATTCTGTTCACGGGCATGATGCTTTTTTAATCGAGTACAAACAATTAGATCATTTACTTGCCGATATTTTTAAGGCAGAAACAATAGCAAAATAA